In Lycium ferocissimum isolate CSIRO_LF1 chromosome 11, AGI_CSIRO_Lferr_CH_V1, whole genome shotgun sequence, a single genomic region encodes these proteins:
- the LOC132036727 gene encoding uncharacterized protein LOC132036727 has protein sequence MKRGFQPRCRKCIGLDGTFLKGICKGQLLAAVGKDGNNQMFPIAWAVVGTESKDTWRWFMMILREDLNLGAGSQLVIISDMQKGLISASEEIFPECEHRMCARHILANWSQSWRGMERRKRFWGCARATF, from the exons ATGAAAAGGGGTTTCCAGCCACGGTGCAGGAAGTGTATAGGGCTGGATGGGACATTTTTAAAGGGAATTTGTAAAGGTCAACTGTTGGCAGCTGTTGGTAAAGATGGAAACAATCAAATGTTTCCAATTGCATGGGCAGTAGTTGGTACTGAAAGCAAGGATACATGGAGATGGTTCATGATGATTTTGAGAGAGGATCTGAACTTAGGAGCTGGTTCTCAATTAGTTATCATCAGTGATATGCAAAAG GGACTAATATCTGCTTCTGAAGAAATTTTTCCTGAATGTGAGCACAGGATGTGTGCTAGGCACATCTTAGCAAATTGGTCACAAAGCTGGAGAGGCATGGAGAGAAGGAAGAGATTCTGGGGTTGTGCTAGAGCAACATTTTAG